The sequence NNNNNNNNNNNNNNNNNNNNNNNNNNNNNNNNNNNNNNNNNNNNNNNNNNNNNNNNNNNNNNNNNNNNNNNNNNNNNNNNNNNNNNNNNNNNNNNNNNNNNNNNNNNNNNNNNNNNNNNNNNNNNNNtttttttttttttttggctaatgtcaaagtcatattgaatatgatttttttaaatatgcaGCAATATTAAAGTTGTGTTgtcaacttattttattttaatatgataattcTGTTTATTGTGAAGTATGCACACGTGTATGTGCATGAGTTTCTATATGTGAGAGCATCCACTGTTACAACTTACATATAACTAAAATTATTTCGAACTTTTTATCTTCAACTTTGATCCTTGCTTGCTTAGAAAAATATGGAATGAAATCAGCGATCCTTTTATTTAGCAAaagtttaaaatgaaataaaaaaaagataaaataaataattgtgcATTATATGATAGTTATAACATAAAAAGTGTATGTGAATCCTGCaccaagtaaaaaaaaatataaggaaTTAAAAGTGGTTATGCTGAAAGGAAGGCGAGAAAGACTAGGCCAACAATGAAATGGGAGGAAAGGAGATTATTTCGGTAATAAACATAGGGTTGTGAAAggtataatttttaatataaaaggcGGTGATTGAGATGGTTAATAGTGCAAGCTCTAGCAGGAAGAAgaactaataaaaaaagaagaagaagcctCACCTCTTCTTCTTGTGagagtaaaaatatataaaactcccaaaaaaattactagagtcatcaaaaatagaaaaaaaaaaaagaaacatcgTCATGGAGAGTGGTAAAGTGACAGTTGTGGCTTTGCTACTTTGCCTTTCAGTAGGGGTAATAGCTGAGGACCCTTACCTCTACTTTAACTGGAACGTTACCTATGGCACAGTCTCTCCATTGGGCGTGCCACAACAAGGTATTCTCATCAATGGCCAGTTCCCTGGGCCTAGAATTAATTGTACCTCCAACAACAATATTGTCGTCAATGTCTTCAATAATTTGGATGAGCCATTCCTATTCACCTGGAATGGTGTCCAACATAGGAAGAACTCATGGCAAGATGGTACCCCAGGAACCATGTGCCCAATCATGCCTGGTCAAAATTTTACCTACCGATTCCAGGTCAAGGACCAGATTGGTAGCTACTACTACTTCCCTACCACAGCTTTGCACCGAGCAGCAGGTGGTTATGGTGCCATCAATGTCCACAGTCGTGCTCTCATCCCTGTTCCTTTTGACAATCCTGCCGATGAGTACAATGTCTTTGTCGGTGATTGGTACAACAAGGGCCACAAGACTTTGAAAAAGGTCTTAGATGGTGGACACACCGTTGGCAGACCTGATGGCATCATCATCAATGGTAAGTCTGCTAAGGTTGGAGAGGCAAAAGAGCCACTCTTTACCATGGAGGCTGGCAAGACCTATAGGTACAGATTCTGTAACCTTGGCATGAGGTCCTCAGTCAACGTTAGATTCCAAGGTCACCCAATGAAATTAGTCGAGCTAGAGGGTTCCCACACCGTACAAAACATCTACGATTCATTGGATATCCATGTTGGTCAGTGCCTCTCAGTATTGGTGACTGCTAATCAGGAGCCCAAGGACTATTACTTGGTTGTTTCAAGCAGGTTCTTGAAGCAAGAACTCTCCTCTGTGGCCATCATCCGTTATGCCAATGGAAAGGGCCCAGCATCTCCTGAGCTCCCAGCATCCCCACCAGACAACACTGAAGGCATTGCCTGGTCCATGAACCAGTTCCGCTCCTTCAGATGGAACTTGACCGCTAGTGCTGCCCGTCCCAACCCTCAGGGTTCCTACCATTACGGACAGATCAACATCACCCGCACCATCAAGATTGTCAACTCTATGGGCCAAGTAAATGGTAAGCTTAGATATGGTTTGAACGGTATCTCTCACTCAGATAccgaaactccattgaagcttgtAGAGTACTTTGGAGCTGCCGATAAGAGCTTCAAGTATGATCTCATGGCTGATGAAGCCCCAGCTGACCCAAGCAAGCTAACTGTTGCCCCAAATGTGAAAAACACCACCTACCGTAACTTTGTGGAGATCATCTTTGAGAACCACGAGAAGAGCATCAGGACATATCACCTTGACGGATATTCCTTCTTTGCAGTAGCTGTTGAGCCAGGGAGGTGGAGCGCAGAGAAGAGAAAGAACTACAACTTAGTGGACGCAACAAGCAGGAACAACATCCAGGTGTATCCAAACTCATGGGCAGCAATAATGTTGACATTTGACAATGCAGGAATGTGGAACTTGAGGTCAGAGATGTGGGAGAAGACTTATTTGGGAGAGCAAATGTACTTCAGCGTTCTCTCACCAAGCCGCTCCTTGAGAGATGAATACAACCTCC comes from Solanum pennellii chromosome 1, SPENNV200 and encodes:
- the LOC107013548 gene encoding L-ascorbate oxidase homolog; this translates as MESGKVTVVALLLCLSVGVIAEDPYLYFNWNVTYGTVSPLGVPQQGILINGQFPGPRINCTSNNNIVVNVFNNLDEPFLFTWNGVQHRKNSWQDGTPGTMCPIMPGQNFTYRFQVKDQIGSYYYFPTTALHRAAGGYGAINVHSRALIPVPFDNPADEYNVFVGDWYNKGHKTLKKVLDGGHTVGRPDGIIINGKSAKVGEAKEPLFTMEAGKTYRYRFCNLGMRSSVNVRFQGHPMKLVELEGSHTVQNIYDSLDIHVGQCLSVLVTANQEPKDYYLVVSSRFLKQELSSVAIIRYANGKGPASPELPASPPDNTEGIAWSMNQFRSFRWNLTASAARPNPQGSYHYGQINITRTIKIVNSMGQVNGKLRYGLNGISHSDTETPLKLVEYFGAADKSFKYDLMADEAPADPSKLTVAPNVKNTTYRNFVEIIFENHEKSIRTYHLDGYSFFAVAVEPGRWSAEKRKNYNLVDATSRNNIQVYPNSWAAIMLTFDNAGMWNLRSEMWEKTYLGEQMYFSVLSPSRSLRDEYNLPDNHPLCGVVKGMPLPAPYKA